One genomic region from Spirulina subsalsa PCC 9445 encodes:
- a CDS encoding NAD+ synthase: MKIAIAQLNPTIGDLSGNAQTILQMAQVAANQGVRLLLTPELSLCGYPPRDLLLRPQFITALAQKLLDLASELPPQLAVLVGTVEANPYATEKGEKSLFNSMALLQHGKIERVFHKRLLPTYDVFDEHRYFASGEEANLFVLYGHRTPETHLKIGVTICEDLWNDEQFWGKRTYQVNPLEDLANAQVDLIVNLSASPYTLGKQGLRESMLKHCATRYAIPIIYANQVGGNDDLLFDGCSVAINRQGEVVTRAEAFRTELAIAEYDLETQDLTPSTIQAFPSCTEAEIWAALVLGVRDYARKCGFSKAVLGLSGGIDSALVAAIAVEALGAENVLGVLMPSPYSSDHSISDAEQLVQNLGIESQTLPIEPAMSAYDQLLDPLFAGTEFGIAEENIQSRIRGNLLMAIANKFGYLLLSTGNKSEMAVGYCTLYGDMNGGLAVIADVPKTRVYALCQWLNREQILIPPTILTKAPSAELKPGQTDQDSLPPYEILDDILARLIHHHQSPQDIIAAGHSPQIVQKVSRLVNRAEFKRRQAPPGLKITDRAFGTGWRMPIAVVIGNW; the protein is encoded by the coding sequence ATGAAAATTGCGATCGCCCAACTAAACCCCACCATTGGAGATTTATCCGGCAATGCCCAAACTATCCTACAAATGGCTCAAGTCGCAGCAAATCAAGGTGTTCGTCTCTTATTAACCCCAGAATTATCCCTCTGTGGCTATCCCCCCCGTGATTTACTCCTACGGCCCCAATTTATCACCGCTCTTGCGCAAAAACTGCTCGATCTAGCCTCAGAATTACCTCCCCAATTAGCGGTATTAGTTGGCACGGTGGAGGCGAATCCCTACGCTACCGAAAAGGGAGAAAAAAGTCTATTCAACAGTATGGCTCTCTTACAACATGGAAAAATAGAACGGGTGTTTCACAAGCGATTACTTCCCACCTATGATGTTTTTGACGAACACCGTTATTTTGCCTCCGGGGAAGAGGCCAATCTCTTTGTCCTGTATGGACACCGTACCCCGGAAACTCATCTCAAAATTGGGGTAACGATTTGTGAGGATCTCTGGAATGATGAGCAGTTTTGGGGAAAGCGCACCTATCAGGTTAATCCCCTTGAAGATCTAGCCAATGCACAAGTTGATCTCATTGTCAACCTTTCCGCATCTCCTTATACCCTCGGAAAACAAGGCTTGCGGGAGTCGATGTTAAAACATTGTGCCACTCGTTACGCCATTCCGATTATTTATGCCAATCAAGTGGGCGGTAATGACGATTTATTGTTTGATGGGTGTAGTGTAGCCATCAATCGTCAGGGTGAGGTAGTAACTCGGGCAGAGGCGTTTAGGACAGAGTTAGCGATCGCCGAATATGACTTAGAAACCCAAGATTTAACCCCCAGCACCATCCAGGCCTTTCCTTCCTGCACCGAGGCCGAAATTTGGGCAGCCTTAGTCCTTGGAGTCCGCGATTATGCCCGTAAATGTGGGTTTTCCAAAGCCGTGTTAGGGTTAAGTGGTGGCATTGACTCCGCCCTAGTCGCGGCGATCGCCGTCGAAGCCTTGGGAGCAGAAAACGTCCTCGGTGTTTTAATGCCCTCCCCCTACAGTTCCGATCACTCCATCAGCGATGCAGAACAATTAGTCCAGAACCTAGGCATTGAGAGCCAAACCCTCCCCATTGAACCCGCCATGAGTGCCTATGATCAACTCCTAGATCCCCTCTTTGCCGGAACAGAATTTGGCATTGCCGAGGAAAATATTCAATCTCGAATTCGGGGCAACTTATTAATGGCGATCGCCAACAAATTTGGCTATCTTCTCCTCTCCACAGGCAACAAATCAGAAATGGCCGTCGGCTATTGCACGCTCTACGGTGACATGAACGGCGGTTTAGCCGTCATCGCCGATGTCCCCAAAACCCGAGTCTATGCTCTGTGTCAATGGCTCAACCGCGAACAAATCTTGATCCCCCCCACCATCCTCACCAAAGCCCCCAGCGCCGAACTCAAACCCGGACAAACCGATCAAGACTCCCTCCCCCCCTACGAAATCCTAGATGATATCCTCGCCCGTCTCATCCATCATCACCAATCCCCTCAAGATATTATTGCCGCCGGACATTCCCCCCAAATCGTCCAAAAAGTCAGCCGTCTCGTCAATCGTGCCGAATTCAAACGCCGCCAAGCCCCCCCCGGACTAAAAATAACCGATCGCGCCTTTGGGACAGGTTGGAGAATGCCTATTGCCGTTGTTATCGGCAACTGGTGA
- a CDS encoding amino acid permease, protein MTKSSGLGTFGGVYTPSILTILGVIMYLRFGWVVGNVGLLGTLAIVTLATSITFLTSLSVSAIATDRVVRVGGAYYMISRSLGLETGGAVGIPLYFAQALSVALYTLGFAESLTQTFPHLNQVYIALITTIGVAILAITSANIAIRAQYFIMAAIALSLISFLFGKPIEPTHIELWTNKGEPFWAVFAVFFPAVTGIMAGVNMSGDLREPTKAIPIGTLAAVGTGYAIYMILPIILALRADASTLRQYPLIMEQMALWGPAILLGVWGATLSSAIGSILGAPRVLQALARDGVLPQWMGFLGQGSGPTDEPKIGTAVTLVVAIAAVSIGDLNLIAPVLTMFFLTTYLVLNISAAIEGFLDSPSFRPTFPVHWLFSLLGALGCLIVMFLINPIATTVAAIIVLAIYLWLQQRELITTWGDVRRGLWMNLLRVGLLQVGHTEDTKNWRPHILVLSGIPRKRWPLVELADALTHNRGLITIASILPPGSRDMGQQTDLELTLRDYIEKRGVQALVRIITADNPFAGAEQLVETYGLGAIVPNTILLGDSEDPNRRAQYCQMIQTIYRAKRSLIIFRENPEQGFGQRKRLDLWWGGMQANGSLMLLLGYLLRSQIDWRNAEIYLKLVVGDTQAAQAAQINLTQMIKDLRIRAIPKVLVSNGRSFEEILHQSSAQADLVFLGMAKPRDNFDFKTYYETLQQRVTGLPTTLLVLAAPDFPFAEVLTEGS, encoded by the coding sequence ATGACAAAATCATCTGGTTTGGGAACATTTGGCGGCGTTTACACCCCGTCGATTTTGACCATTTTGGGGGTGATTATGTACCTCCGCTTTGGTTGGGTGGTAGGGAATGTGGGCTTATTGGGAACCTTAGCCATTGTCACCCTCGCCACCTCTATCACCTTTTTAACCAGCCTGTCTGTGAGTGCGATCGCCACCGATCGAGTAGTGCGGGTAGGCGGAGCCTACTACATGATTAGTCGCTCCTTGGGGCTAGAAACCGGGGGAGCCGTGGGAATTCCCCTCTACTTCGCTCAAGCCCTCTCCGTTGCCCTCTATACCTTGGGGTTTGCCGAAAGTCTCACCCAAACCTTCCCCCACCTCAATCAAGTTTATATTGCCCTCATCACCACGATTGGGGTCGCCATCTTAGCCATCACCTCCGCCAATATCGCCATCCGAGCGCAATATTTCATTATGGCGGCGATCGCCCTTTCCCTGATTTCCTTCCTCTTCGGAAAGCCCATCGAACCCACCCACATTGAACTCTGGACCAACAAAGGAGAACCCTTCTGGGCTGTGTTTGCCGTCTTTTTCCCCGCCGTCACCGGAATCATGGCCGGAGTCAATATGTCCGGCGACCTACGAGAACCCACCAAAGCCATCCCCATCGGCACCCTCGCCGCCGTTGGCACCGGATACGCCATCTATATGATACTGCCCATCATCCTCGCCCTCCGTGCCGATGCCAGCACCCTACGGCAATATCCCCTAATTATGGAACAAATGGCACTCTGGGGCCCCGCCATCTTATTGGGAGTGTGGGGAGCCACCCTCAGCAGCGCCATCGGCAGTATTTTAGGCGCGCCCCGAGTCTTACAAGCCCTCGCCCGGGATGGAGTCCTCCCCCAGTGGATGGGGTTTCTGGGTCAAGGCAGCGGTCCAACCGATGAACCTAAAATCGGAACCGCCGTCACCTTAGTTGTTGCGATCGCCGCCGTCTCCATTGGCGACCTCAACCTCATCGCCCCCGTCCTCACCATGTTCTTCCTCACCACCTACCTCGTCCTCAACATCTCCGCCGCCATCGAAGGATTCCTTGATAGTCCCTCCTTCCGCCCCACCTTCCCCGTCCACTGGCTCTTCTCCCTCCTCGGCGCCCTAGGCTGTTTAATCGTCATGTTTTTGATTAACCCCATCGCCACCACCGTCGCCGCCATCATCGTCCTCGCCATCTACCTCTGGCTACAACAACGAGAACTCATCACCACCTGGGGCGACGTGCGACGAGGTTTATGGATGAACCTCCTCCGCGTCGGCCTCCTACAAGTAGGCCACACCGAAGACACCAAAAACTGGCGACCTCATATCCTCGTCCTCTCCGGCATCCCCCGCAAACGCTGGCCCCTCGTAGAACTCGCCGATGCCCTCACCCACAACCGAGGCCTCATCACCATCGCCAGCATCCTCCCCCCCGGCTCCCGGGACATGGGTCAACAAACCGACCTCGAATTAACCCTGCGCGACTACATCGAAAAACGCGGCGTTCAAGCCCTCGTGCGCATCATCACCGCCGACAATCCCTTTGCCGGGGCAGAACAATTAGTCGAAACCTACGGCCTCGGTGCCATCGTCCCCAACACCATTCTCCTCGGAGATAGCGAAGACCCCAACCGCCGAGCGCAATATTGCCAGATGATTCAAACCATCTACCGCGCCAAACGCAGCCTAATCATTTTCCGCGAAAATCCAGAACAGGGATTCGGACAACGAAAACGCCTTGATTTATGGTGGGGGGGGATGCAAGCTAACGGGAGCTTAATGTTGCTCTTAGGCTATCTTCTGCGCAGTCAAATTGACTGGCGCAACGCAGAAATCTACCTCAAATTAGTCGTCGGAGACACCCAAGCCGCCCAAGCCGCTCAAATCAACCTTACCCAAATGATTAAAGACCTGCGGATTCGAGCCATCCCCAAAGTGTTAGTCTCCAATGGTCGTTCTTTTGAGGAAATCCTACATCAATCCTCCGCCCAAGCCGATTTAGTCTTTCTCGGTATGGCCAAACCCAGAGACAACTTCGATTTTAAAACCTACTATGAAACCCTCCAACAGCGAGTTACCGGACTACCCACCACCCTCTTAGTGTTAGCCGCCCCCGATTTTCCCTTTGCCGAAGTTCTCACCGAAGGAAGTTAA
- the pckA gene encoding phosphoenolpyruvate carboxykinase (ATP): MTQQSSAYQDKNDYQELVVDKLLDKDLDDTESLSNEATPTYGLESLGIKNVRHIYRNLSIPKLIEHTLARGQGVLASNGALCVQTGKYTGRSPNDKFIVEEPTSKEEVHWNKLNVPISEANFDLLYRHALSYVQGRDLYIFDGFVGGDPKHRMGVRIINELPSQNLFSHQLFIRPSEEELAHHKADFTVLAVPGLKGDPENDGGINSEAFIVAHLGKKLIIVGGSYYAGEIKKSVFSLMNYFMTKQDVLPMHCSANMDAEGNTALFFGLSGTGKTTLSADPERRLIGDDEHGWSKDGIFNFEGGCYAKTIRLSKENEPQIWEAIRFGSLMENVVLDWAERMPDYDDDSITENGRVAYPIDYIPNAVVPSVGQHPNTVIFLTADAFGVLPPISLLTKEQAMYHFMSGYTSKLAGTERGITEPEATFSACFGKPFLPLSATVYAEMLGERLDRHGTKVYLVNTGWSGGPYGVGQRFAIKHTRAMVSAALKGQLDDVKFKPHPIFKVLIPESVPGVPAEVLDPKSTWNNPAAYDQQAKDLARRFVQNFKRFETAREEVIAAGPCAD; the protein is encoded by the coding sequence ATGACTCAACAAAGCAGTGCTTATCAAGACAAAAATGACTATCAAGAACTCGTGGTTGACAAATTGCTAGATAAGGATCTTGACGACACTGAATCTCTCAGCAATGAAGCAACCCCAACCTATGGTTTAGAGTCTTTAGGCATTAAAAACGTTCGCCACATCTACCGCAACCTTTCCATTCCTAAACTAATTGAACATACTTTAGCCCGAGGTCAAGGGGTTTTAGCCAGTAATGGCGCATTATGTGTTCAAACTGGGAAATATACAGGGCGTTCCCCTAACGACAAATTTATTGTAGAAGAACCGACTTCCAAAGAAGAAGTTCACTGGAATAAATTAAACGTGCCGATTTCAGAAGCTAACTTTGATCTGTTATATCGGCACGCTTTATCCTATGTACAAGGTCGGGATCTGTATATTTTTGATGGATTTGTGGGGGGAGATCCGAAACATCGCATGGGTGTGCGGATTATCAATGAATTACCTTCCCAAAACTTATTCTCCCATCAACTGTTCATTCGTCCGAGTGAAGAAGAATTAGCGCACCACAAAGCGGATTTCACCGTTTTGGCTGTTCCCGGATTAAAAGGCGATCCAGAAAATGATGGCGGGATTAACTCAGAAGCCTTTATTGTGGCACATTTGGGTAAAAAACTGATCATTGTGGGGGGGTCTTACTACGCTGGAGAAATCAAAAAATCCGTCTTCTCCTTAATGAACTACTTTATGACCAAGCAGGATGTATTACCGATGCACTGTTCCGCTAACATGGATGCAGAGGGCAATACAGCCTTATTCTTTGGTCTGTCGGGTACTGGGAAAACTACCCTATCGGCCGACCCGGAACGCCGCTTAATTGGGGATGATGAACATGGTTGGTCAAAAGATGGCATCTTCAACTTTGAAGGGGGATGTTACGCCAAAACCATTCGGTTATCCAAAGAAAATGAACCCCAAATTTGGGAAGCCATTCGCTTTGGGTCATTAATGGAAAACGTGGTGCTAGATTGGGCGGAACGGATGCCTGATTATGATGATGATAGCATCACAGAAAACGGACGGGTGGCTTATCCGATTGATTACATCCCCAATGCTGTAGTTCCCAGTGTGGGACAACATCCCAACACGGTTATTTTCTTAACGGCGGATGCGTTTGGTGTGCTGCCTCCGATTTCCCTGTTAACGAAAGAACAGGCGATGTATCATTTCATGTCTGGTTATACTAGCAAATTAGCCGGAACAGAACGGGGCATCACGGAACCCGAGGCTACTTTCTCCGCTTGTTTTGGTAAACCGTTCTTACCTCTTTCTGCCACAGTTTACGCTGAAATGTTGGGCGAACGTTTAGACCGTCACGGCACGAAAGTTTATCTGGTGAATACAGGTTGGTCTGGTGGGCCTTATGGTGTGGGTCAACGGTTTGCTATCAAACACACACGGGCAATGGTTTCTGCGGCGTTAAAAGGTCAATTAGACGATGTGAAGTTCAAACCGCACCCCATTTTCAAAGTGTTGATTCCTGAGTCTGTTCCGGGTGTACCTGCTGAGGTGTTAGATCCTAAGAGTACGTGGAATAATCCGGCGGCTTATGACCAACAAGCTAAGGATTTAGCCCGTCGGTTTGTGCAGAACTTCAAGCGCTTTGAAACAGCGCGGGAAGAAGTGATTGCGGCGGGGCCTTGTGCCGATTGA
- the nagB gene encoding glucosamine-6-phosphate deaminase, whose product MQLVICEQDIGIWAANYIKKKMLAFSPSSERPFVLGLPTGGTPISTYQNLIKWYQKGVISFRHVITFNMDEYVGLPEDHPQSYHSYMYQNFFNHIDIPQAQINILNGNAEDLELECTHYEEKIKALGGIELFVGGVGEDGHIAFNEPGSSLESRTRVKILTYSTLLANSRFFGDDPQQVPKRALTVGVGTILEAREVMVLVKGYHKAVALQHAIEGCVNHMWTISALQIHPKALIVCDEDATLELKVKTVKYFKELAEMTS is encoded by the coding sequence ATGCAACTGGTGATTTGTGAACAAGATATCGGCATCTGGGCGGCTAATTATATTAAAAAAAAGATGTTAGCGTTTTCTCCTAGTTCAGAACGTCCCTTTGTCCTTGGTTTACCCACAGGAGGAACACCCATCAGCACCTATCAAAACTTGATTAAATGGTATCAAAAAGGCGTGATCAGTTTTCGCCACGTCATCACGTTTAATATGGATGAGTATGTAGGCTTACCAGAAGATCATCCCCAAAGTTATCACTCTTATATGTATCAAAACTTTTTTAATCATATTGACATTCCCCAAGCGCAAATCAATATTCTAAACGGCAATGCGGAGGATTTAGAACTAGAATGCACCCACTATGAGGAAAAAATTAAGGCCCTTGGAGGAATTGAATTATTTGTCGGTGGAGTGGGAGAAGACGGTCATATTGCCTTTAATGAGCCGGGATCTTCTTTAGAGTCTCGCACCCGGGTTAAGATACTAACCTATAGTACATTGTTAGCCAATTCTCGCTTTTTTGGCGATGATCCCCAGCAAGTACCGAAACGGGCGTTAACGGTAGGGGTAGGGACAATCTTAGAGGCGCGAGAAGTGATGGTTTTAGTCAAAGGCTATCATAAAGCGGTGGCATTACAACACGCCATAGAGGGCTGTGTGAATCATATGTGGACGATTTCTGCCTTGCAAATTCATCCCAAAGCCTTAATTGTTTGTGATGAAGATGCGACGCTAGAATTGAAAGTTAAAACCGTGAAATATTTCAAAGAGTTGGCGGAAATGACCTCATGA
- a CDS encoding ABC transporter permease, protein MTRYLINRLLLSIPTLIAISAVVFLILALAPGNPMGEFASNPSISAEVRENIRRSLGLDQPIYIRYFKWIWAFLRGDLGYSFTSRSPVIDLILQRLPTTLWVVGSAYIISVLLALPLGIISALKRYSFLDQLVTTFSFLGFSLPTFFTGLLFIIIFSVNLKWFPFIYNSTLQVNSWATFIEQIRQSIMPVTVLALYQSAVLMRFVRASILEQLPQDYVRTAQAKGLQQWIILNRHILRNALIPVITLVALDIPTVFTGALITERVFRVPGIGALLIESIYRSDTPVIMAITFIYAILIVIFNLIADLTYGILDPRVRY, encoded by the coding sequence ATGACACGCTATCTCATTAATCGCCTACTCCTCTCAATTCCCACACTGATTGCTATTAGTGCCGTAGTGTTTTTGATTCTTGCTTTAGCCCCCGGGAATCCTATGGGAGAGTTTGCCTCCAATCCTTCCATTAGTGCAGAGGTGCGGGAAAATATCAGGCGATCGCTTGGTTTAGATCAACCCATCTACATCCGTTATTTCAAATGGATTTGGGCGTTTCTCAGAGGCGACCTCGGCTATTCCTTCACCAGTCGCAGCCCCGTCATAGACCTCATCTTACAACGCCTGCCCACAACCCTGTGGGTCGTCGGCAGCGCTTATATTATTAGTGTCCTATTAGCCCTGCCATTAGGCATTATTTCCGCCCTCAAACGCTATTCCTTTTTAGATCAACTTGTCACCACCTTTTCGTTTTTAGGCTTCTCCCTACCCACCTTTTTCACCGGGTTACTCTTTATCATCATCTTTAGTGTTAATCTCAAATGGTTTCCCTTCATCTACAACAGCACATTACAAGTCAATAGTTGGGCAACCTTCATCGAGCAAATTAGACAGTCTATTATGCCTGTAACCGTCCTTGCCCTCTATCAATCCGCCGTATTAATGCGCTTTGTACGGGCTTCTATTTTAGAACAATTACCTCAAGATTATGTCCGTACAGCCCAAGCCAAAGGACTGCAACAATGGATCATTTTAAACCGTCACATTTTACGCAACGCCTTAATTCCTGTTATTACCTTAGTCGCCCTAGACATTCCCACCGTTTTCACCGGAGCATTAATTACAGAACGAGTGTTTCGCGTCCCCGGCATTGGAGCCTTATTGATTGAATCCATCTATCGCAGTGATACCCCAGTCATTATGGCCATTACATTTATTTACGCCATTCTGATTGTTATTTTTAATTTAATCGCCGATCTTACCTATGGTATCTTAGATCCAAGAGTGCGTTATTAA
- a CDS encoding adenylate/guanylate cyclase domain-containing protein: MKLLPPMTFLRFLLPLLAVLFIFLSFSQTNHLEKAAPTPTPLSTNWLYRWGNSPYTPENLPLWVLESPPGNWTPLTLPQRLEPPPHTQILWLAVSLPPGDWSFPSLSFQTIPHLLNAYLNGQLIYSYDELSPTGELIPNEGKFPLVFLPPDFAQKILYLQVYVPGKSITLGYDPLIKIGNSDQLFKALILKDSVQFTLGLLFIFCGLVPLLFALFTSTKSYYISFGWFVLLIGVYTITPTQIIRLLLNYSIFWTYIHHTAFHLIAPSLCLFFEHIFGQRRYGIVRRLWQIHLSYAPIALIFGFLGFWELASHPTQLLGVTSAVILLFLVLRTAIKGNQEARIFALGFMVLMVTMIYDIITYVFFKPLSAQFQLYYWGMLFFIGCIAYLLEWRFVEAQKRLKAYNLALKRFVPHEFLNFLQRESIIYVGLGDQVQEDMTVLFADIRSFTSISESMSPQKNIEFLNAYLSYVSPVIRHNGGFIDKYIGDAVMALFPHHANNALNAAIAMQFQVEEFNKMGHGEGYPRVNIGIGLHRGNLMLGTIGEQERLQTTVIADAVNLASRLEESTKQFGAKVIVSESTLLGLQECDRYLTRYLGQITVKGKKNAVRIYEVYNCDPESLQVQKTATKAEFEQAIALFDQGDYTQAHAILQQLLAHCPEDIVLSRCLQRCALN, encoded by the coding sequence ATGAAATTACTGCCCCCGATGACTTTCCTGCGATTCCTCTTGCCCCTCCTCGCAGTATTGTTCATCTTTCTCAGTTTCAGCCAAACCAACCACCTTGAGAAGGCCGCCCCCACCCCCACCCCCCTCAGTACAAACTGGCTTTATCGTTGGGGAAACTCCCCCTACACCCCAGAAAATCTCCCCCTCTGGGTGCTAGAATCTCCCCCAGGGAATTGGACTCCCCTCACCCTCCCCCAACGTTTAGAACCTCCCCCCCACACCCAAATCCTATGGTTAGCGGTGTCCCTTCCCCCCGGAGATTGGTCGTTCCCCAGCCTATCTTTTCAAACTATCCCCCATCTCCTCAATGCCTATTTAAACGGTCAATTAATTTATAGTTATGACGAGTTAAGCCCCACGGGAGAGTTAATCCCCAATGAGGGCAAATTTCCCCTAGTGTTTTTACCCCCAGATTTTGCCCAAAAAATCCTTTATTTGCAAGTTTATGTTCCGGGTAAAAGTATTACATTAGGCTATGATCCGTTAATTAAAATTGGCAACTCTGACCAATTATTTAAGGCGTTAATTTTAAAAGATAGTGTTCAATTTACCCTAGGTCTGCTTTTTATTTTTTGCGGTTTAGTGCCGCTTCTTTTTGCCCTTTTTACCTCAACTAAAAGCTATTATATTTCCTTCGGCTGGTTTGTCTTGCTTATTGGAGTATACACGATTACTCCAACCCAAATTATTCGCTTACTTTTAAATTATAGTATTTTTTGGACTTATATTCATCACACGGCTTTTCATCTTATCGCGCCCAGTTTGTGCCTATTTTTTGAACATATTTTTGGTCAACGGCGTTATGGCATTGTTCGGCGTTTATGGCAAATTCATCTAAGTTATGCCCCCATTGCCTTGATTTTTGGCTTCCTAGGATTCTGGGAACTCGCCTCCCACCCCACCCAACTGTTAGGAGTGACAAGTGCCGTAATTTTGCTCTTTCTCGTCCTGAGAACGGCTATCAAAGGTAATCAAGAAGCGAGAATCTTTGCCCTAGGTTTTATGGTCTTAATGGTGACTATGATTTATGACATTATCACCTATGTTTTCTTTAAGCCCTTGAGCGCACAATTTCAACTCTATTATTGGGGAATGCTCTTTTTTATTGGCTGCATTGCCTACTTATTAGAATGGCGTTTTGTGGAAGCCCAAAAACGCTTAAAAGCTTACAATTTAGCCTTAAAACGGTTTGTCCCCCATGAGTTTCTGAATTTCCTCCAACGAGAGAGTATTATTTATGTCGGTTTGGGGGATCAAGTTCAGGAAGATATGACGGTTTTATTCGCCGATATTCGCTCCTTTACCAGTATTTCTGAAAGTATGTCCCCTCAGAAAAATATTGAATTTTTAAATGCTTATCTCAGTTATGTGAGTCCGGTGATTCGGCACAATGGGGGGTTTATTGATAAATACATTGGGGATGCGGTGATGGCATTATTTCCCCATCATGCAAATAATGCCTTGAATGCGGCTATTGCGATGCAGTTTCAAGTGGAAGAATTTAATAAAATGGGTCATGGGGAAGGGTATCCGAGGGTGAATATTGGCATTGGTTTGCATCGGGGGAATTTGATGTTAGGGACGATTGGGGAACAGGAACGCTTACAAACGACGGTGATTGCTGATGCAGTCAATTTAGCCTCTCGGTTGGAAGAATCTACGAAACAGTTTGGGGCGAAAGTGATTGTCAGTGAGAGTACATTATTGGGGTTGCAGGAGTGCGATCGCTACTTAACTCGTTATTTGGGGCAGATTACCGTCAAGGGCAAGAAAAACGCTGTTCGGATTTATGAGGTGTACAATTGTGATCCTGAATCCTTGCAGGTGCAAAAGACGGCGACTAAGGCAGAATTTGAACAGGCGATCGCATTGTTTGATCAAGGGGATTACACTCAAGCCCATGCCATCTTACAGCAACTCCTCGCCCACTGTCCCGAGGATATCGTTCTAAGTCGTTGTTTACAGCGTTGTGCCTTGAATTGA
- a CDS encoding gamma-glutamyltransferase family protein produces the protein MINSLDLSHSPYSAARYVMMGKRGAVATSQHLASLAGVEMLLAGGNAVDAALAMAIALTVVEPTSNGIGSDAFALVWDGQLHGINGSGKSPKALDLNHFDPLGKIPELGWLSVTVPGAVAAWYDIWHRWGTLAFAHLFEPAIRYAEEGFPVSPITAQAWQRAEKQYLPLQGREFQPFKQIFFPQNRAPKAGEIWGSEAHAYSLKGIAKHGGENFYRGETGEQIAHYANDTGGLLSFDDLAEHHSEWVNPIHSDYHGLSVWELPPNTQGIAALLALNILEGFDLAQYPRESVESYHLQIEAMKLAFADVYRHVGDPRYMSVTVGELLSKSYAESRRQLIQDHAIPLANPGLPKGGTVYLCAADGELMISMIQSNFNGFGSGILIPDTGIALHNRGSAFTLTSGHPNQVAPQKRPFHTIIPGFLTEGGQALGPFGVMGAQMQPQGHVQLVVNLRDYGMNPQTALNAPRWRFLRDNHIVIESGVSGEIASGLQKRGHQVAVTGFDHFGKGQMILRHNDALIAGSEPRADGCAIAY, from the coding sequence CCCGTTATGTGATGATGGGGAAACGGGGCGCAGTAGCTACCAGTCAGCATTTAGCAAGTTTAGCGGGGGTGGAAATGCTGCTCGCTGGGGGCAATGCGGTAGATGCCGCCTTAGCTATGGCGATCGCCCTCACCGTCGTTGAACCTACCTCAAACGGTATTGGCTCCGATGCTTTCGCCCTTGTTTGGGACGGTCAATTACACGGCATTAACGGTTCTGGCAAAAGTCCCAAAGCCTTAGACCTCAACCATTTTGACCCATTGGGCAAAATTCCTGAATTGGGGTGGCTTTCGGTTACGGTTCCCGGTGCCGTGGCCGCTTGGTACGATATCTGGCACCGTTGGGGAACCCTCGCCTTTGCTCATCTGTTTGAACCTGCTATCCGGTACGCCGAGGAAGGGTTTCCCGTCTCTCCCATTACCGCCCAAGCGTGGCAACGAGCCGAAAAGCAATATCTCCCCCTCCAAGGTCGAGAATTTCAACCCTTTAAACAGATCTTTTTCCCTCAAAATCGTGCGCCCAAAGCGGGGGAAATTTGGGGCAGTGAAGCCCATGCCTACAGTCTAAAAGGGATTGCGAAACATGGGGGCGAAAACTTCTATCGCGGGGAAACCGGGGAACAAATTGCTCACTATGCCAATGATACCGGGGGACTTCTGAGTTTTGATGACTTGGCGGAACACCATTCGGAATGGGTGAATCCCATCCACAGTGATTATCACGGCCTCTCGGTGTGGGAATTGCCCCCCAATACCCAAGGCATCGCCGCTTTACTCGCCCTGAATATCCTCGAAGGCTTTGATTTAGCCCAGTATCCTCGGGAGTCGGTGGAGAGTTATCACTTGCAAATCGAAGCCATGAAGCTGGCCTTTGCCGATGTTTACCGCCACGTTGGGGACCCGCGCTATATGTCGGTGACGGTGGGGGAATTACTCTCTAAATCCTATGCCGAGAGTCGCCGTCAATTGATCCAAGATCATGCCATCCCCTTAGCGAATCCCGGTTTGCCCAAAGGGGGAACCGTGTATCTCTGCGCGGCGGATGGAGAACTGATGATCTCCATGATCCAATCTAATTTTAATGGCTTTGGCAGTGGGATTTTAATTCCAGACACGGGAATTGCACTGCATAACCGAGGATCAGCGTTTACCCTCACCTCGGGACATCCTAACCAAGTAGCGCCGCAAAAACGCCCCTTTCATACGATTATTCCGGGCTTTTTGACCGAAGGGGGGCAAGCGCTGGGGCCATTTGGGGTGATGGGGGCGCAAATGCAGCCTCAAGGTCATGTACAACTGGTGGTGAACCTGCGGGATTATGGGATGAATCCTCAGACGGCGTTAAATGCCCCACGCTGGCGGTTTTTGCGGGATAATCATATTGTGATTGAGTCAGGGGTGAGTGGGGAGATTGCCAGCGGCCTACAAAAGCGGGGGCATCAGGTGGCGGTGACAGGGTTTGATCATTTCGGCAAAGGTCAGATGATTTTACGGCATAATGACGCGCTGATTGCAGGTTCTGAGCCTCGGGCGGATGGGTGTGCGATCGCCTATTAA